One stretch of Micromonospora cremea DNA includes these proteins:
- a CDS encoding helix-turn-helix domain-containing protein encodes MKLAVLGLSADEERVYEALVALPGSTVAALADHLSTPAGPVQRTLAALNAKHLAAGSGSPARYLAAPPDIAINQLVQLRERELSAARAKVHSLSEIHRSAHRTSPELVIEQLTDRETIAAAVAHLESEAHQQVRVFDTPPYYEVPGGAGAARNTQAQIVRHQKDGVAHRVIYSLDAVAWPQKLETDILPAVRGGEEARTRRTLPIKLIIRDDQDALIPFDLSRSGLQVAYLVRHSPLLTALEALFEGEWAQAAPLDASAVTPSAFGGLTRPDEETRSLLTMMMAGLTDTAIARVNGWSTRTTYRRLQRVMTELGASSRFQAGCLAERRGWL; translated from the coding sequence ATGAAGCTCGCAGTCCTGGGGTTGTCCGCTGACGAGGAGCGGGTCTACGAAGCGCTGGTCGCCCTGCCCGGGTCAACGGTCGCCGCGCTCGCCGACCACTTGTCGACCCCGGCGGGCCCGGTGCAGCGGACCCTTGCCGCCCTCAACGCGAAGCACCTGGCGGCCGGTAGTGGGAGCCCGGCGCGGTACCTGGCCGCTCCCCCTGACATCGCGATCAACCAGCTCGTGCAGCTGCGGGAACGCGAACTGAGCGCGGCGCGCGCGAAGGTGCACTCGCTCTCGGAAATTCACCGCAGCGCGCACCGGACGAGCCCCGAACTCGTGATCGAGCAGCTGACCGACCGGGAAACGATCGCCGCGGCCGTCGCCCACCTGGAATCCGAGGCGCACCAGCAGGTCCGGGTGTTCGACACGCCGCCCTACTACGAGGTGCCCGGGGGCGCAGGCGCCGCCAGGAACACCCAGGCGCAGATCGTCCGCCACCAGAAGGACGGCGTGGCGCACCGCGTGATCTACAGCCTGGACGCGGTGGCCTGGCCCCAGAAGCTGGAAACGGACATCCTGCCCGCCGTACGCGGCGGCGAAGAAGCCCGGACCCGGCGGACCCTGCCCATCAAGCTGATCATCCGCGACGACCAGGACGCCCTCATCCCGTTCGACCTCAGCCGGAGCGGCCTGCAGGTCGCCTACCTCGTCCGGCACTCCCCGCTGCTCACCGCCCTCGAAGCTCTGTTCGAGGGCGAATGGGCCCAGGCCGCCCCGCTCGACGCGTCCGCGGTGACGCCGAGTGCTTTTGGTGGCCTCACTCGGCCGGACGAGGAAACCCGATCACTGCTCACGATGATGATGGCGGGGTTGACCGACACGGCGATCGCGCGCGTGAACGGCTGGAGCACCCGGACGACGTACCGCCGGCTCCAGCGCGTGATGACCGAGCTCGGAGCGTCGAGCCGGTTCCAAGCAGGCTGCCTGGCGGAACGCCGCGGCTGGCTGTGA
- a CDS encoding S8 family serine peptidase — MKTSRTRRAIAAAACLALSLGSIVVAGSASAAPGGSSGRTAPQTHTVTLITGDVVTVNATGDAGDIGGTISVNGPDGGPADARILESAGDVYVFPSSALTYLGKGVLDRRLFNVTDLIADGYDDAHRADLPLIVSYATQSAGFRANAAPRGSALVRPLTSVDGAAITENRVQARDFWAAVTAGTPSFFAAGEVTPAFANGIKQIWLDGKVYADLAESVAQIGTPEVWAGGDTGQGVDVAVLDTGVDEGHPDLAGRIVETRSFIAGEDVQDVLGHGTHVASTIAGTGVASGGAEKGVAPGARLHIGKVLANSGSGSDSQVLAGMEWAAVEQHAKIINMSLGTQEPSDGTDPLSQAVNRLSAQTGALFVIAAGNTSGPGTVSSPGGADAALTVGAVDSGDHLADFSSQGPRVGDGALKPEITAPGVGILAARSQYTAEGEGFYQTMSGTSMATPHVVGAAALLAAKHPELTGAQLKDLLTSTAKQTPDYTAFQAGSGRVDVATAARAGIFASATASAGQNEAGPVRRPVTYTNLGGTPTTLALSVAASGVPEGMFRLSDDRVTVPAHGTVTATVTIDPSAAPGGSNGFSAQILATEPDGALAAHTAVSVGAPAHLLTINVKDAAGKPASAFVIVLRAGDPNPIPVPVDGTVSFYTPEDQYSALGYLAVSGVHGPNSQGLALLGDPDFTFTRDRTITLDAGRVRLVDETTPQPGVPTYLRLEYSRMVHEDGRWHDFVLANESVDSLWIQPQGKVTHGDFIVGARWRKEQPALTVSARGTDYTDVLRQRGVTALPDGTRTLQLVFAGAGAPSDYAGLDTRGKAVVIRRSASATPSALAEAAADAGAKLLLVANDRPGRQSLYFGTDSGQPSPIDVGLLSSDEGEKLIAQARQRNALRTESHPAPAYVYDLMHTWDNELPKSMVVRASSKNLARIDQTFAGAVPAGAGEEWRYDFPAYSEWGIGNYVAMAASGRRTDWVSTDGANRWGHEVYDGLLGQWGVRRRYKAGTVSDDEWFTPIQRPYLNNNYLGPARTENEMRIDVPGYGNADHTGAISDFQHASQTVTLYQGDTHLGTSSNGLIMYPTAPSAGPRQYRLVVENQRDASVSPYSSSTTTAWTFTSAAPKVPGQRDLLPLLQIRYAVDPDASGSVPRDSTFGVTVEQRAPVSVGLTAVTVAGGGTPRSPGVEVSYDDGATWTRLRDDHRGAYRLDAPKKAHFASLRVTGTDSAGNSVTQTILRALGLH, encoded by the coding sequence TTGAAAACTTCACGCACGCGTCGGGCCATCGCGGCGGCCGCATGCCTCGCGTTGTCGCTCGGCTCGATCGTGGTCGCCGGTTCGGCGTCGGCCGCTCCCGGCGGATCATCGGGGCGCACCGCCCCGCAGACCCACACTGTCACCCTGATCACTGGTGATGTCGTCACGGTGAACGCGACCGGTGACGCCGGTGACATCGGAGGGACGATCTCGGTCAACGGACCGGACGGCGGACCCGCCGACGCGAGGATCTTGGAGTCGGCGGGAGACGTGTACGTCTTTCCGTCCTCGGCGCTGACCTACCTCGGCAAAGGCGTGCTCGACCGGCGGCTCTTCAACGTCACGGACCTGATCGCCGACGGCTACGACGACGCTCACCGCGCCGACCTGCCCCTGATCGTCTCCTACGCCACCCAGTCGGCGGGGTTCCGTGCGAACGCCGCGCCACGGGGATCGGCGCTGGTCCGTCCACTCACAAGTGTCGACGGTGCCGCCATCACCGAGAACCGCGTGCAGGCGCGCGATTTCTGGGCCGCGGTGACGGCAGGCACGCCGTCGTTCTTCGCGGCGGGTGAGGTGACCCCGGCTTTCGCGAACGGCATCAAGCAGATCTGGCTCGACGGCAAGGTGTACGCGGACCTGGCCGAATCGGTCGCGCAAATCGGCACGCCGGAGGTCTGGGCCGGCGGCGACACCGGGCAGGGCGTCGACGTCGCGGTCCTCGACACGGGTGTCGACGAAGGCCACCCCGATCTGGCGGGACGCATCGTCGAGACCCGCAGCTTCATCGCCGGCGAGGACGTCCAGGACGTCCTCGGCCATGGCACCCACGTCGCTTCCACCATCGCCGGCACGGGCGTCGCGTCCGGCGGCGCCGAGAAGGGTGTCGCCCCCGGCGCTCGCCTGCACATCGGAAAGGTGCTGGCGAACTCCGGCTCCGGCAGCGACTCCCAGGTCCTCGCCGGCATGGAGTGGGCGGCGGTCGAGCAGCACGCCAAGATCATCAACATGAGCCTGGGTACGCAGGAGCCTTCCGACGGTACGGATCCGTTGTCGCAGGCCGTGAACCGGCTCAGCGCGCAGACCGGCGCGCTGTTCGTGATCGCGGCGGGCAACACCTCCGGCCCCGGTACGGTCAGCTCGCCAGGTGGAGCCGACGCGGCACTCACCGTGGGCGCCGTGGACAGCGGTGACCACCTCGCCGATTTCTCGAGCCAGGGTCCCCGGGTCGGCGACGGCGCGCTCAAGCCGGAGATCACCGCCCCCGGCGTCGGCATCCTGGCCGCGCGGTCGCAGTACACCGCCGAAGGGGAGGGCTTTTACCAAACGATGAGCGGCACGTCGATGGCCACGCCGCACGTGGTCGGCGCTGCCGCGCTGCTCGCCGCGAAGCACCCCGAACTCACCGGCGCCCAGCTGAAGGACCTGCTGACCAGCACCGCCAAGCAGACTCCCGACTACACCGCGTTTCAGGCCGGCAGCGGCCGCGTGGACGTGGCAACCGCCGCCCGTGCCGGGATCTTCGCTTCGGCCACCGCCTCCGCCGGGCAGAACGAAGCCGGCCCGGTCCGCCGCCCGGTGACGTACACCAACCTCGGTGGCACGCCGACGACGCTCGCACTGTCGGTCGCGGCCTCCGGCGTACCCGAGGGAATGTTCCGGCTCTCGGACGACCGGGTCACCGTGCCCGCGCACGGCACCGTTACGGCCACCGTGACCATCGATCCGTCGGCCGCGCCCGGCGGGTCCAACGGCTTCAGTGCCCAGATCCTGGCCACCGAACCGGACGGCGCGCTCGCCGCGCACACCGCGGTCTCGGTCGGCGCGCCGGCGCACCTGCTGACCATCAACGTCAAGGACGCCGCGGGCAAACCCGCGTCGGCGTTCGTCATCGTGCTCCGGGCGGGCGATCCAAACCCGATACCGGTGCCGGTCGACGGCACGGTGAGCTTCTACACACCGGAGGACCAGTACTCGGCGCTCGGCTACCTGGCCGTGTCCGGGGTCCACGGCCCGAACTCACAGGGGCTGGCGCTGCTCGGCGATCCCGACTTCACGTTCACCCGGGACCGCACGATCACGCTGGACGCCGGCCGCGTCCGGCTGGTCGACGAGACCACCCCGCAGCCCGGCGTCCCCACCTACCTGCGGCTCGAGTACTCGCGGATGGTCCACGAGGACGGCCGCTGGCACGACTTCGTTCTCGCGAACGAAAGCGTCGACAGCCTGTGGATCCAGCCGCAAGGCAAGGTGACGCACGGCGACTTCATCGTCGGTGCGCGGTGGCGCAAGGAACAGCCGGCGCTGACGGTGTCCGCCCGGGGGACCGACTACACCGACGTCCTCCGGCAGCGGGGCGTCACCGCACTGCCCGACGGAACCCGGACCCTGCAGTTGGTCTTCGCGGGTGCGGGGGCGCCGTCGGACTACGCCGGCCTTGACACGAGGGGCAAGGCGGTGGTCATCCGGCGGTCCGCGTCGGCGACCCCGTCCGCGCTCGCCGAGGCGGCGGCTGACGCGGGCGCCAAGCTGCTGCTGGTGGCCAACGACCGGCCCGGCCGGCAGAGCCTCTACTTCGGGACGGACTCGGGGCAGCCGAGCCCCATCGACGTCGGGCTCCTCAGCTCCGACGAGGGCGAGAAGCTGATCGCCCAGGCGCGGCAGCGCAACGCGCTGCGCACGGAGTCGCACCCGGCGCCGGCCTACGTCTACGACCTCATGCACACCTGGGACAACGAGTTGCCCAAGAGCATGGTCGTCCGCGCTTCGAGCAAGAACCTCGCGCGCATCGACCAGACGTTCGCCGGCGCCGTCCCCGCTGGTGCGGGCGAGGAGTGGCGGTACGACTTCCCGGCGTACTCGGAATGGGGTATCGGGAACTACGTCGCCATGGCCGCCAGCGGCCGCCGCACGGACTGGGTCAGCACCGACGGTGCGAACCGGTGGGGCCACGAGGTCTACGACGGCCTCCTGGGCCAGTGGGGCGTCCGCCGGAGGTACAAAGCCGGCACCGTGTCGGACGACGAGTGGTTCACGCCCATCCAGCGGCCCTACCTCAACAACAACTACCTCGGGCCGGCGCGTACGGAGAACGAGATGCGGATCGACGTGCCGGGGTACGGCAACGCCGACCACACCGGCGCGATCTCGGACTTTCAGCACGCAAGTCAGACCGTGACCCTCTACCAGGGCGACACCCACCTGGGCACGTCCAGCAACGGGCTCATCATGTACCCGACGGCCCCCAGCGCCGGGCCGCGGCAGTACCGCCTGGTCGTCGAGAACCAGCGCGACGCGTCCGTCAGCCCCTACTCGTCCTCGACCACGACAGCATGGACGTTCACCTCCGCCGCCCCGAAGGTCCCCGGCCAACGGGACCTGCTCCCGCTACTGCAGATCCGCTACGCCGTTGACCCGGACGCCTCCGGATCCGTGCCCCGCGACTCGACGTTCGGCGTCACCGTCGAACAACGCGCCCCTGTCTCAGTCGGCCTGACCGCGGTAACGGTCGCCGGCGGCGGCACCCCTCGCTCGCCCGGCGTCGAGGTCTCCTACGACGACGGCGCCACCTGGACCCGCCTCCGCGACGACCACCGAGGCGCCTACCGCCTGGACGCACCGAAAAAGGCGCACTTCGCCTCCCTCCGGGTTACCGGCACCGATTCCGCCGGTAACTCCGTCACCCAAACAATCCTTCGCGCCCTCGGCCTCCACTAA
- a CDS encoding recombinase zinc beta ribbon domain-containing protein, which translates to MRWNTADKWVISKDITHPPLIDDDTFEQAQALLTRRARAVDRQERHRRTRNPYIFRGLIYCAVCQRRMQGQYSHGVAYYRCRFPQEYALANEVEHPPQRLPARGRPQRPA; encoded by the coding sequence ATGCGCTGGAACACCGCTGACAAGTGGGTGATCTCCAAAGACATCACTCACCCACCTCTGATCGATGACGACACCTTCGAGCAAGCCCAAGCCCTGCTCACCCGTCGCGCACGAGCCGTCGACCGTCAGGAACGCCACCGCCGCACCCGCAACCCCTATATCTTCCGCGGATTGATCTACTGCGCCGTCTGCCAGCGCCGGATGCAAGGCCAGTACAGCCACGGCGTTGCCTACTACCGCTGCCGTTTTCCGCAGGAGTACGCCCTCGCCAACGAGGTCGAACACCCCCCGCAACGTCTACCTGCGCGAGGACGCCCTCAGCGACCCGCTTGA
- a CDS encoding helix-turn-helix domain-containing protein — protein MRLDASDRAFLAFLLHRLPRDVLRRLRLLVRPDTVLRWHRDLLARRHAVASRPKRPGRPRTVRSIRALVLRLARENPSWGYRRLHGELLVLGVKVAASTVWEILQEAGIDPAPERAASTWADFLRSQADALLACDFLETFTLTGTRMYVFAAIEHASRRIRVLGATAHPTASWVVQAAKNLVMDLEDTGCRARFIICDHDAKFPEMFDAILADAGIDVVLSGIQMPRMNSIMERWVQTCRRELLDRTLNWNQPHLLHALREFEQFYNGHRPHQGIANARPLCPLPAQIADPNKITRLDIRRRDRLGGILHEYRHAA, from the coding sequence GTGCGCCTCGACGCGAGTGATCGGGCGTTCCTGGCGTTCCTGCTGCACCGGCTGCCGCGCGACGTGCTGCGGCGGTTGCGGTTGCTAGTGCGCCCCGACACGGTGCTGCGCTGGCATCGCGATCTGCTGGCCCGCCGGCACGCAGTTGCCTCCCGGCCCAAGCGCCCGGGCCGGCCGCGCACGGTTCGTTCCATACGTGCCCTGGTACTGCGCCTGGCTCGGGAGAATCCCAGCTGGGGCTACCGGCGTCTGCACGGCGAACTGCTGGTGCTAGGGGTGAAGGTGGCCGCGTCGACCGTATGGGAGATCTTGCAGGAGGCCGGGATCGACCCGGCGCCCGAGCGGGCGGCCAGTACCTGGGCCGACTTCCTTCGCTCCCAAGCCGACGCCCTCCTGGCCTGCGACTTCCTGGAAACGTTCACCCTCACCGGGACACGGATGTACGTGTTCGCGGCGATCGAGCACGCCAGCCGCAGGATCCGGGTCCTGGGAGCTACCGCGCACCCGACCGCCTCCTGGGTGGTGCAAGCCGCGAAGAACCTCGTCATGGACCTCGAGGACACCGGCTGCCGGGCACGCTTCATAATCTGCGACCACGACGCCAAGTTCCCCGAGATGTTCGACGCCATCCTCGCCGACGCGGGCATCGACGTCGTACTCAGCGGCATCCAGATGCCAAGAATGAACTCAATCATGGAACGCTGGGTACAGACCTGCCGTCGCGAACTACTGGACCGCACCTTGAACTGGAACCAGCCGCACCTGCTCCACGCGCTGCGCGAGTTCGAACAGTTCTACAACGGACACCGCCCGCACCAGGGCATCGCCAACGCCCGCCCGCTGTGCCCGTTGCCAGCGCAGATCGCCGACCCGAACAAGATAACCCGCCTCGACATACGACGACGCGATCGCCTCGGCGGCATCCTCCACGAGTACCGACATGCCGCCTGA
- a CDS encoding PxKF domain-containing protein encodes MLTQKKTLSGFYQPVEMDGVVNAVKAGSTVPMKFEVYSDATELTDPALVTMTVADVACDASAPTEEVESLTTGETSLTYTDGHFQYNWKTPKSPGTCYAIAATTEDGSSITAQFSLR; translated from the coding sequence CTGCTCACGCAGAAGAAGACCCTCAGCGGCTTCTACCAGCCAGTCGAAATGGACGGGGTGGTCAACGCCGTCAAGGCCGGAAGCACTGTACCGATGAAGTTCGAGGTCTACTCGGACGCCACGGAGCTGACCGACCCCGCCCTCGTAACCATGACAGTGGCCGATGTCGCCTGCGACGCCAGCGCGCCGACGGAAGAAGTCGAGTCTCTCACCACCGGCGAGACATCGCTTACCTACACCGACGGTCACTTCCAGTACAACTGGAAGACCCCGAAGAGCCCCGGCACCTGCTATGCCATTGCCGCCACGACAGAGGACGGATCGAGCATTACCGCTCAGTTCAGCCTCCGCTAG
- a CDS encoding PxKF domain-containing protein yields MDRTVECKERKRCIMPYLLTRRRRAIFVMMALILAVGGLATAQPAHADTQVIGSSDNGDGTYDNPMIWADVPDTDVIRVGDAFYMSSTTMHMNPGVPIMKSYDLVNWEIISYAYLIMDDRPATTLKNNQNMYSQGTWASSLRYKDGIFYIVVPSPTTNKTYFFQTEDPEHQPWRRTEVNTRYHDGSLLMDDDGRNWLVYGNNPLRIIEVNQTVTGIAAGAQSRVLIQNIHAPDPITGITPTSGLAEGCHIQKIDGTYYVECITWPSGKPRTQVAHRASSLEGPWESKTIAQENVRVGNGTGGPAQGNIVDDGQGNWYGVVFRDSGSVGRIPWVMPIHWTDGWPMYGDDETGLHLTRGGPKPIQGFEMKSVVSSDEFTNSEPRPTYNDAVLNPLLPEYVYNGSNLKLEWQWNHNPDNRYWSLTERPGWLRLTTGQMATNMLDARNSLTQRTFGPASSAQVALDVSSMKNGDRAGLALFTARYGTIEVRMDNGAKTIVMMNSSSTTNHTDVASFPLWSNTVYLKADADFAGQLDRGTFYYSLDGVHWTQLGNTQQMSYSTNNHFMGYRFALYNYATTELGGHVDFDYYRISDELQGATPLTIRGFYQPVDMDGVVNAVKAGSTVPMKFEVYSDTTELADPALVTMTVANVACNASAPTEEVESLTTGETSLTYTDGHFQYNWKTPKSPGTCYAVAATIQDGSSITAQFNLR; encoded by the coding sequence GTGGACCGGACTGTCGAGTGTAAGGAAAGGAAGAGGTGCATTATGCCTTATCTGTTGACAAGAAGGCGGAGGGCCATCTTCGTCATGATGGCGCTCATCCTAGCTGTCGGGGGCCTGGCAACTGCCCAGCCCGCGCACGCAGATACGCAGGTCATCGGCTCGTCTGACAATGGTGACGGGACGTATGACAACCCAATGATCTGGGCAGACGTGCCCGATACGGACGTCATCCGGGTCGGTGACGCCTTCTACATGTCGAGCACGACAATGCATATGAACCCGGGTGTTCCGATCATGAAGTCATACGACCTCGTGAACTGGGAGATCATCAGCTACGCGTACCTGATCATGGATGACAGGCCGGCGACTACGCTGAAGAACAACCAGAACATGTACAGCCAAGGGACCTGGGCTAGCAGCCTAAGGTACAAGGACGGAATCTTCTACATCGTTGTCCCGTCACCGACAACGAACAAGACCTATTTCTTCCAGACCGAGGATCCAGAGCACCAACCGTGGCGCCGAACAGAGGTCAACACCCGGTACCACGACGGCAGCCTCCTGATGGACGACGACGGACGCAACTGGCTCGTCTACGGCAACAATCCCCTCAGGATCATTGAGGTCAACCAGACTGTGACCGGCATCGCCGCGGGCGCCCAGTCGCGGGTGCTCATCCAGAACATCCACGCGCCGGACCCGATCACTGGAATTACGCCCACGAGCGGGCTTGCAGAGGGCTGCCACATCCAGAAGATCGACGGCACCTACTACGTTGAGTGCATCACGTGGCCTTCCGGGAAGCCGCGTACCCAGGTTGCCCACCGCGCGAGTAGTCTCGAGGGCCCTTGGGAGTCCAAGACAATCGCCCAGGAGAATGTCCGGGTCGGGAATGGCACTGGCGGGCCAGCCCAGGGCAACATCGTCGACGACGGGCAGGGTAACTGGTACGGCGTAGTTTTCCGCGACAGCGGTTCAGTCGGCCGAATCCCTTGGGTCATGCCAATCCACTGGACCGATGGCTGGCCGATGTACGGTGACGACGAGACTGGCCTTCACCTTACGCGGGGTGGCCCGAAGCCAATTCAGGGCTTCGAGATGAAGAGCGTTGTCTCGTCAGATGAGTTCACCAATAGCGAGCCAAGGCCGACTTACAACGACGCGGTCCTGAATCCTCTTTTGCCGGAGTATGTATACAATGGTTCGAACCTCAAGCTCGAATGGCAGTGGAACCACAATCCAGACAATCGGTACTGGTCGCTGACCGAGCGCCCGGGTTGGCTGCGGCTTACAACGGGGCAGATGGCCACGAACATGCTAGATGCACGGAACTCGCTGACGCAGCGAACGTTTGGGCCAGCGTCCTCCGCTCAGGTAGCGCTCGATGTCAGTAGCATGAAGAACGGCGATCGTGCGGGCCTCGCGCTCTTCACTGCTAGATACGGCACGATCGAGGTGCGAATGGACAATGGTGCCAAGACCATCGTCATGATGAACAGCTCTTCGACCACGAACCACACCGATGTCGCGAGTTTTCCTCTCTGGTCGAACACCGTCTATCTTAAGGCGGATGCGGACTTCGCAGGTCAGTTGGACCGAGGAACGTTCTACTACAGCCTTGACGGCGTGCACTGGACCCAACTGGGTAACACCCAGCAGATGAGTTACAGCACGAATAACCACTTCATGGGGTACCGCTTCGCCCTGTACAACTACGCGACGACCGAACTCGGCGGTCACGTGGACTTCGACTACTACCGGATCAGCGACGAACTGCAGGGTGCAACGCCGCTGACGATCAGGGGCTTCTACCAGCCAGTCGACATGGACGGGGTGGTCAACGCCGTCAAGGCCGGAAGCACCGTACCGATGAAGTTCGAGGTCTACTCGGACACCACGGAGCTGGCCGACCCCGCCCTCGTAACCATGACAGTGGCCAATGTCGCCTGCAACGCCAGCGCGCCGACGGAAGAAGTCGAGTCTCTCACCACCGGCGAGACATCGCTTACCTACACCGACGGTCACTTCCAGTACAACTGGAAGACCCCGAAGAGCCCTGGCACCTGCTACGCCGTTGCCGCCACAATACAAGACGGATCGAGCATTACAGCTCAGTTCAACCTCCGCTAA
- a CDS encoding helix-turn-helix domain-containing protein, with the protein MAVSLVYLLLRQILQMLTQLARDGGAKDVELLVLRRQVAVLRRQVHRPDLQPADRVVLAALSRLLPRQHWAAFFVTPATLLRWHRQLIARHWTYPHARPGRPPVDREIRELVLRLAAENPTWGHRRVQGELVRLGYPLAASTVWKILHRAGVDPAPRRTGPTWKQFLTAQAHTIWACDFFTVDSVNRPGSGGVLRL; encoded by the coding sequence ATGGCAGTCTCGCTGGTGTACCTGCTCCTGCGTCAGATCCTGCAGATGCTGACCCAGCTCGCCCGGGACGGCGGGGCGAAGGACGTCGAACTCCTGGTCTTACGGCGTCAGGTGGCGGTGCTGCGCCGGCAGGTGCACCGACCCGATCTCCAGCCCGCGGACCGGGTGGTGCTGGCGGCGTTGTCGCGGCTGCTGCCTCGGCAACACTGGGCGGCGTTCTTCGTCACCCCGGCGACCCTGCTGCGCTGGCATCGACAGCTGATCGCACGACATTGGACCTACCCACACGCGCGACCCGGCCGGCCGCCCGTAGACCGCGAGATCCGGGAACTGGTCCTGCGCCTGGCTGCGGAGAACCCGACCTGGGGGCATCGCCGGGTGCAGGGTGAGCTCGTTCGTCTGGGCTACCCGCTCGCGGCCAGCACGGTATGGAAGATCCTGCACCGGGCCGGCGTCGACCCGGCACCCCGCCGAACGGGACCGACCTGGAAGCAGTTCCTGACCGCTCAGGCGCACACCATCTGGGCCTGCGACTTCTTCACCGTCGACAGCGTGAACCGCCCCGGGTCTGGTGGAGTCCTCAGACTGTGA
- a CDS encoding integrase core domain-containing protein gives MESTIGLYKTELIKPRRPWRSLAQVELATAEWVDWYNHHRLHSAIGHRPPAEHESMFYAHHQPDQPELVTV, from the coding sequence ATGGAATCCACGATCGGCCTGTACAAGACCGAACTGATCAAACCGCGACGGCCTTGGCGCAGCCTCGCCCAGGTCGAGCTGGCCACCGCCGAATGGGTCGACTGGTACAACCACCACCGCCTGCACTCCGCGATCGGACACCGCCCGCCCGCCGAACACGAATCGATGTTCTACGCTCACCACCAGCCCGACCAGCCGGAACTGGTCACAGTCTGA
- a CDS encoding DDE-type integrase/transposase/recombinase, with translation MWNKQRTDEVLLDVDDVAMGHTGVMRWNARDKWVVSREITHEPLIDDADFEQAQAILQRRGRGTGGQHIRQRTRNPYVFRGLIYCATFAGVVYVAFVVDVYSRAIVGWSAATNKRTPLVLDALDMGLWRRDRDGRTVTRGLIHHSDADRNTRHSGSPPTSSPPASTPPSAPSETPSTTRSWNPRSACTRPN, from the coding sequence GTGTGGAACAAGCAACGCACCGATGAAGTGCTGCTCGACGTCGACGACGTGGCGATGGGCCACACCGGCGTCATGCGCTGGAACGCCCGCGACAAGTGGGTGGTCTCCAGGGAGATCACCCACGAACCACTCATCGACGACGCGGACTTTGAGCAGGCCCAAGCGATACTGCAACGGCGGGGACGGGGAACCGGCGGTCAACACATCAGGCAGCGCACCCGCAATCCTTACGTCTTCCGCGGACTGATCTACTGCGCCACCTTCGCCGGCGTCGTCTACGTCGCGTTCGTCGTGGACGTGTACTCCCGGGCGATCGTGGGTTGGTCAGCGGCGACGAACAAGCGCACACCCCTGGTTCTCGATGCCCTCGACATGGGCCTCTGGCGCCGTGATCGCGACGGCCGGACCGTGACGCGGGGCTTGATCCACCACAGCGACGCGGATCGCAATACACGTCATTCCGGTTCACCACCCACCTCGTCGCCGCCGGCATCGACGCCTCCATCGGCACCGTCGGAGACGCCCTCGACAACGCGCTCATGGAATCCACGATCGGCCTGTACAAGACCGAACTGA